From a single Prochlorococcus sp. MIT 0603 genomic region:
- a CDS encoding translation initiation factor IF-2 N-terminal domain-containing protein — protein sequence MSKTLRVLELSEQLQKDADDIIAICVLLDIPASSRISCLTNENAQKIIDYYKEKLKQA from the coding sequence ATGAGTAAGACACTAAGAGTCCTAGAACTGTCCGAGCAACTACAAAAAGACGCAGACGACATAATTGCCATCTGCGTCTTATTAGACATACCAGCCAGCTCAAGGATTAGCTGTCTGACCAACGAGAACGCTCAGAAGATCATTGATTACTACAAAGAGAAGCTTAAGCAAGCTTAG
- a CDS encoding galactose oxidase, producing MLKSSAQKVLPKKRYEAEGWDYLEEGTLKLSRSACVCVTCFNFRCSCDKHCHTSLSCCSHHCLVLQGANLTSKCPLWHKNYEDKFGFCPEAA from the coding sequence ATGCTTAAGAGTTCAGCCCAAAAAGTTCTACCCAAAAAGCGATATGAAGCAGAGGGTTGGGACTATCTCGAAGAAGGGACTCTCAAGTTGTCACGTTCAGCTTGCGTTTGCGTGACATGTTTTAACTTCCGTTGTTCCTGTGACAAGCATTGCCACACTTCTCTTAGTTGTTGTTCTCACCATTGCCTTGTTCTGCAAGGAGCGAATTTAACTAGTAAATGTCCTCTATGGCATAAAAACTATGAGGATAAATTTGGTTTCTGTCCTGAGGCTGCTTAA